A section of the Verrucomicrobium sp. GAS474 genome encodes:
- a CDS encoding lipoate--protein ligase family protein: MTPPVADTHVPWRLLLDGPGAAARNMAVDEALFRLAGEPGAQPVLRVYEWSAPDVSLGYFQKAEEADAKGRSFVRRYTGGGLVDHERDVTYTVVAPRSHPLGQLSTSESYSKLHEAVAAALGEIGVAAVLAPGCDDWDDAACFRKAVKFDVILDGKKIAGAAQRRTRDGFLQQGSILFPTPEQSAALNPALRALLPPAFAKVMGCQLLPSALTEEEEALAAELEATRYATAAWNRER; encoded by the coding sequence ATGACCCCGCCCGTCGCCGACACGCACGTCCCTTGGCGACTCCTCCTCGACGGCCCCGGCGCCGCCGCCCGGAACATGGCCGTCGACGAGGCCCTCTTCCGCCTCGCCGGGGAACCCGGGGCGCAACCGGTCCTCCGCGTCTACGAATGGAGCGCCCCCGACGTCAGCCTCGGCTACTTCCAGAAAGCCGAGGAGGCCGATGCCAAGGGCCGGAGCTTCGTCCGCCGCTACACCGGCGGCGGCCTCGTCGACCACGAGCGCGACGTCACCTACACCGTCGTCGCCCCCCGCAGCCATCCCCTCGGCCAGCTTTCGACCTCGGAGAGCTACTCCAAGCTCCACGAAGCCGTCGCCGCCGCCCTCGGGGAGATCGGCGTCGCGGCCGTCCTCGCCCCCGGCTGCGACGACTGGGACGACGCCGCCTGCTTCCGCAAGGCGGTGAAATTCGACGTGATCCTCGACGGCAAGAAAATCGCCGGAGCCGCCCAGCGCCGCACCCGCGACGGCTTCCTGCAGCAGGGCAGCATCCTCTTCCCCACCCCCGAGCAAAGCGCCGCGCTGAACCCCGCCCTCCGCGCCCTCCTCCCCCCCGCCTTCGCCAAGGTCATGGGCTGCCAGCTCCTTCCCTCCGCCCTCACCGAAGAGGAAGAAGCCCTCGCCGCCGAGCTGGAGGCGACCCGCTACGCCACCGCCGCCTGGAATCGGGAGCGGTAA
- a CDS encoding Glu/Leu/Phe/Val dehydrogenase, with product MEFLLQNSVFRMACSQFDRTADFLQLPDAVRERVKWPKRAIAVSIPVRMDSGDVRVFSGYRVQHHLTLGPTKGGLRYAPDLDMGESAALAMWMSWKCALVDLPYGGAKGGVACDPRKLSLRENEAITRRFTQELIPFIGPQVDVPAPDMGTNPQTMAWILDTYSTHIGHSVPSVVTGKPLGLGGSAGRNEATGRGIAFLAHHAAHQMKLPAECRVIVQGFGNVGTYAAIAMAQYGSKVIGIGDVSGAIYNPNGIDVVALRQFVDSGRSLAEYTEGEHITNEQLLEQPCDILIPAAKEQVITGANAAKIQCRILAEGANGPTTPEADAILDQRPEILVIPDILCNAGGVIVSYFEWVQGLQSFFWTEAEVMDKLYRILTHAFTQVMRTAEEKKIPMRIAALSIGIRKVSDAKAARGLFP from the coding sequence ATGGAATTCCTCCTTCAGAACAGCGTCTTCCGCATGGCCTGCAGCCAGTTCGACCGCACCGCCGACTTCCTCCAGCTCCCCGACGCCGTCCGCGAGCGCGTCAAGTGGCCGAAGCGGGCCATCGCCGTCTCGATCCCCGTCCGCATGGACTCGGGCGACGTCCGCGTCTTCAGCGGCTACCGCGTCCAGCACCACCTCACCCTCGGCCCCACCAAGGGCGGCCTCCGCTACGCCCCCGACCTCGACATGGGCGAATCGGCCGCCCTCGCCATGTGGATGAGCTGGAAGTGCGCCCTCGTCGACCTCCCCTACGGCGGCGCGAAGGGCGGCGTCGCCTGCGACCCGCGCAAGCTCAGCCTCCGCGAGAACGAGGCGATCACCCGCCGCTTCACCCAGGAACTGATCCCCTTCATCGGGCCGCAGGTCGACGTCCCCGCCCCCGACATGGGGACCAATCCCCAGACCATGGCGTGGATCCTCGACACCTACTCGACCCACATCGGCCACTCCGTCCCCAGCGTCGTCACGGGGAAGCCCCTCGGCCTCGGCGGCTCCGCCGGTCGGAACGAGGCGACCGGCCGCGGCATCGCCTTCCTCGCCCACCACGCCGCCCACCAGATGAAGCTCCCCGCCGAGTGCCGCGTCATCGTCCAGGGCTTCGGCAACGTCGGCACCTACGCCGCCATCGCCATGGCCCAGTACGGCTCGAAGGTCATCGGCATCGGCGACGTCTCCGGCGCGATCTACAACCCGAACGGCATCGACGTCGTCGCCCTGCGCCAGTTCGTCGACAGCGGCCGCTCCCTCGCCGAATACACCGAAGGGGAACACATCACCAACGAGCAGCTCCTCGAGCAGCCCTGCGACATCCTCATCCCCGCCGCCAAGGAACAGGTCATCACCGGGGCCAACGCCGCGAAGATCCAGTGCCGCATCCTCGCCGAGGGGGCCAACGGCCCGACGACCCCCGAAGCCGACGCCATCCTCGACCAGCGGCCCGAGATCCTCGTCATCCCCGACATCCTCTGCAACGCGGGTGGCGTCATCGTCAGCTACTTCGAGTGGGTCCAGGGCCTCCAGAGCTTCTTCTGGACCGAGGCCGAGGTCATGGACAAGCTCTACCGCATCCTCACCCACGCCTTCACCCAGGTCATGCGGACCGCCGAGGAAAAAAAGATCCCCATGCGGATCGCCGCCCTCTCCATCGGCATCCGCAAGGTCTCCGACGCCAAGGCCGCCCGGGGCCTCTTCCCCTAA
- the uvrA gene encoding excinuclease ABC subunit UvrA, producing MSVNEIRIGGARQHNLKNVSVTIPRGKLVVFTGVSGSGKSSLAFDTLYAEGQRRYVESLSVYARQFLDQLEKPDVDYIEGLSPAIAIEQRTSGGNPRSTVATTTEIYDFLRLLFAHLGTAHHPETGKPLKRETVQQIADRVLALPEGTPVQLLAPLILDQKGEFRDIVEKMKRDGYVRARIDGAITEIENVTGLDRNKHHTIEAVIDRVKVTPGARQRVAESLETALREGRGIVVVLRHDADGKTREWRSSNRNFDPETGAHFEEMTPRHFSFNSPQGACPVCHGLGVGQVFDPELVVPDPAATLEEMPIAPWKRGNAGMAAIYKAQLAAVASHYGLGQLMDRKWEETPEAFRNTMLHGSGEEVIPFAIGKKSTEKPFEGVLPQLARLYRESESELTRQRLARFMSRETCEACHGARLKKEVLAVTLAAAGPLSASPPEVLNIDQLCRLSVEAAFRFVTRLEKTFTAAQEKIGRDIVRELKGRLKFLVEVGLGYLELNRESGTLSGGESQRIRLASQIGSQLTGVLYILDEPSIGLHQRDNDRLLAVLRQLRDLGNSLVVVEHDDDTIRAADYLVDLGPYAGVRGGQVVAAGTVAEVEANEKSLTGRYLSGRDRIEVPKARVQPRPGNPWLKVIGARENNLKNVDAAFPLGLFTCVTGVSGSGKSTLVNDVLSRALFRHFHGSKERPGLHDRIEGVDFLDKVVEIDQSPIGRTPRSNPLTYTGAFNGIRDLFAQLPSSRVRGYGAGRFSFNVAGGRCEHCEGGGMTVIEMNFLPPVYVPCEVCNGRRFNRETLEITYKGRTIADVLEMTVDDGLALFRNIPAVGDKLEALASVGLGYIRLGQQGTTLSGGEAQRIKLAAELAKKATGRTVYLLDEPTTGLHWADIELLLAVLGKLRDAGNTLIVIEHNLHLIKCADYVIDLGPEGGKAGGKIVATGTPEDIAANPESRTGHYLKTVLSPAGRGR from the coding sequence ATGTCCGTGAACGAAATCCGCATCGGGGGCGCCCGCCAGCACAACCTGAAGAACGTCTCGGTGACGATTCCCCGGGGGAAGCTCGTCGTCTTCACCGGGGTCAGCGGCTCGGGGAAGTCGTCGCTCGCCTTCGACACGCTCTATGCCGAGGGGCAGCGGCGTTACGTGGAGTCCCTCTCGGTCTACGCGCGCCAGTTCCTCGACCAGCTGGAGAAGCCCGACGTCGACTACATCGAGGGGCTCTCCCCCGCCATCGCGATCGAGCAGCGGACCTCGGGCGGCAACCCGCGCTCGACGGTGGCGACGACGACCGAGATCTACGACTTCCTCCGGCTCCTCTTCGCCCACCTCGGGACGGCCCATCATCCGGAGACGGGGAAGCCGCTGAAGCGGGAGACGGTCCAGCAGATCGCCGACCGGGTGCTGGCCCTTCCCGAGGGGACGCCGGTCCAGCTCCTCGCCCCGCTGATCCTCGACCAGAAGGGGGAGTTCCGCGACATCGTCGAGAAGATGAAGCGCGACGGCTACGTCCGCGCCCGGATCGACGGGGCGATCACCGAGATCGAGAACGTGACCGGCCTCGACCGGAACAAGCACCACACCATCGAGGCGGTGATCGATCGGGTGAAGGTGACGCCCGGGGCGCGGCAGCGGGTCGCCGAATCGCTCGAGACGGCGCTCCGCGAGGGGCGCGGGATCGTCGTCGTCCTGCGGCACGACGCCGACGGGAAGACGCGGGAATGGCGCTCCAGCAACCGGAACTTCGACCCCGAGACGGGGGCCCACTTCGAGGAGATGACGCCCCGCCATTTCTCCTTCAACAGCCCGCAGGGCGCCTGCCCGGTCTGCCACGGCCTCGGCGTCGGCCAGGTCTTCGATCCCGAGCTGGTCGTCCCCGATCCGGCGGCGACGCTCGAGGAGATGCCGATCGCCCCCTGGAAGCGGGGGAACGCCGGGATGGCCGCCATTTACAAGGCGCAGCTCGCCGCCGTCGCCTCCCATTACGGCCTCGGCCAGCTCATGGACCGGAAGTGGGAGGAGACGCCTGAGGCGTTCCGCAACACGATGCTCCACGGTTCGGGCGAGGAGGTGATCCCCTTCGCCATCGGGAAGAAAAGCACGGAGAAGCCGTTCGAGGGGGTCCTCCCCCAGCTGGCCCGGCTCTACCGCGAGAGCGAGAGCGAGCTGACGCGGCAGCGGCTCGCCCGCTTCATGTCGCGGGAGACCTGCGAGGCGTGCCACGGGGCGCGGCTGAAGAAGGAGGTGCTGGCGGTGACGCTCGCCGCCGCCGGCCCCCTCTCGGCCTCCCCGCCGGAGGTCCTCAACATCGACCAGCTCTGCCGCCTCTCGGTCGAGGCCGCCTTCCGCTTCGTCACGCGGCTGGAGAAGACCTTCACGGCCGCGCAGGAAAAGATCGGGCGCGACATCGTCCGGGAGCTGAAGGGCCGCCTGAAGTTCCTCGTCGAGGTCGGCCTCGGCTACCTGGAGCTGAACCGCGAGAGCGGGACCCTCTCGGGCGGCGAATCGCAGCGGATCCGGCTCGCCTCCCAGATCGGCTCCCAGCTGACAGGAGTCCTCTACATCCTCGACGAGCCGAGCATCGGCCTCCACCAGCGGGACAACGACCGGCTCCTCGCCGTCCTCCGGCAGCTGCGCGACCTCGGGAACAGCCTCGTCGTCGTCGAGCACGACGACGACACGATCCGCGCCGCCGACTACCTCGTCGACCTCGGCCCCTACGCCGGGGTCCGGGGCGGGCAGGTCGTCGCGGCCGGGACGGTGGCCGAAGTCGAGGCGAACGAGAAGTCGCTGACCGGCCGCTACCTCTCGGGCCGGGACCGGATCGAGGTGCCGAAGGCCCGCGTCCAGCCCCGCCCGGGCAATCCGTGGCTGAAGGTGATCGGGGCGCGGGAGAACAACCTGAAGAACGTCGACGCCGCCTTCCCCCTCGGCCTCTTCACCTGCGTCACCGGGGTCAGCGGCTCGGGGAAGAGCACCCTCGTCAACGACGTCCTCTCCCGCGCCCTCTTCCGCCACTTCCACGGCTCGAAGGAGCGCCCCGGCCTCCACGACCGGATCGAGGGGGTCGACTTCCTCGACAAGGTCGTCGAGATCGACCAATCGCCCATCGGGCGGACGCCGCGCTCGAATCCGCTGACCTACACCGGCGCGTTCAACGGCATCCGCGACCTCTTCGCCCAGCTCCCCTCCTCGCGCGTCCGGGGCTACGGCGCGGGGCGCTTCAGCTTCAACGTCGCCGGGGGCCGGTGCGAGCATTGCGAGGGGGGCGGGATGACGGTGATCGAGATGAATTTCCTCCCCCCCGTCTACGTTCCCTGCGAGGTCTGCAACGGGCGGCGCTTCAACCGGGAGACGCTCGAGATCACCTACAAGGGGCGGACGATCGCCGACGTCCTCGAGATGACGGTCGACGACGGCCTCGCCCTTTTCCGCAACATCCCCGCCGTCGGCGACAAGCTCGAGGCCCTCGCCTCGGTCGGCCTCGGCTACATCCGCCTCGGCCAGCAGGGGACGACCCTCTCCGGCGGTGAGGCGCAGCGGATCAAGCTGGCCGCCGAGCTGGCGAAGAAGGCGACGGGGCGGACCGTCTACCTCCTCGACGAGCCGACGACCGGCCTCCATTGGGCCGACATCGAGCTCCTCCTCGCCGTCCTCGGGAAGCTCCGCGACGCGGGGAACACCCTCATCGTGATCGAGCACAACCTCCACCTCATCAAGTGCGCCGATTACGTCATCGACCTCGGCCCCGAGGGGGGGAAGGCGGGCGGGAAGATCGTCGCCACCGGCACCCCCGAGGACATCGCCGCGAACCCGGAGAGCCGGACCGGCCATTATCTGAAAACCGTCCTTTCCCCTGCCGGGAGGGGACGCTAA
- a CDS encoding aminodeoxychorismate/anthranilate synthase component II, with translation MILIVDNYDSFTYNIVQYFGEMGADLLVKRNDEITLDGIAELKPTHIVISPGPKAPRDAGISCGVIERFGPRTPIFGVCLGHQCIGEVYGGNVIRAARLMHGKTSPIRHDGTGVFAGLSNPFEATRYHSLIVERPTLPADLVITATVQGDDLEIMGLRHREFPVHGVQFHPESILTQAGKTILKNFLDLKV, from the coding sequence ATGATCCTCATCGTCGACAACTACGATTCGTTCACCTACAACATCGTCCAATACTTCGGCGAGATGGGGGCCGACCTCCTCGTGAAGCGGAACGACGAGATCACCCTCGACGGGATCGCCGAGCTGAAGCCGACCCACATCGTCATCTCCCCCGGCCCGAAGGCCCCGCGCGACGCCGGGATCTCCTGCGGCGTCATCGAGCGTTTCGGCCCCCGCACCCCCATCTTCGGCGTCTGCCTCGGCCACCAGTGCATCGGCGAGGTCTACGGCGGCAACGTCATCCGCGCCGCCCGCCTCATGCACGGGAAGACCTCCCCCATCCGGCACGACGGCACCGGCGTCTTCGCCGGCCTCTCCAACCCCTTCGAGGCGACCCGCTACCACTCCCTCATCGTCGAGCGTCCCACCCTCCCCGCCGACCTCGTCATCACCGCCACCGTCCAGGGCGACGACCTGGAGATCATGGGCCTCCGCCACAGGGAATTCCCCGTCCACGGCGTCCAGTTCCATCCCGAATCGATCCTCACCCAGGCGGGCAAGACGATCCTGAAGAACTTCCTCGACCTGAAAGTCTAG
- a CDS encoding type II toxin-antitoxin system death-on-curing family toxin, which produces MADWIYLTVAQVLEIHASVLEEHGGAAGIRDGNLLESAVHAPQASMGGKLLFTDPVEIAAAYLFYLCRNRAFIDGNKRVALVSCIVFLRLNGLQTKADGPEWEELVLDVAASRLDRDATLARVRERME; this is translated from the coding sequence GTGGCCGACTGGATTTATCTCACGGTCGCGCAAGTCCTCGAGATTCACGCCTCCGTTTTGGAGGAGCATGGCGGGGCGGCGGGGATCCGGGACGGGAACTTGTTGGAATCGGCGGTTCACGCGCCTCAGGCAAGCATGGGCGGGAAGCTGCTTTTCACCGATCCGGTCGAAATCGCCGCGGCTTATTTGTTCTATCTGTGCCGGAACCGCGCCTTCATCGATGGGAACAAGCGGGTCGCGCTCGTCTCCTGCATCGTTTTCCTCCGTCTCAATGGGCTGCAAACGAAGGCGGACGGGCCGGAGTGGGAAGAACTGGTTCTCGATGTGGCGGCGAGCCGTCTTGATCGGGACGCGACGTTGGCGCGGGTGCGGGAGCGAATGGAATGA
- a CDS encoding dienelactone hydrolase family protein, producing the protein MRCLFPSALLLVLSLASVSAATALPGGGGTKGGSSVPAPTAAAGADKAGQGQKTQGIVIRLDDFGSADIAYLSIPDQPPIGGIVLAHDGWGLNWGISTLADRLADAGYIVLIPDFFSGQTTADPLRAGELIRDVTPETAAKTLGAAVRFLRESPRFRAGRVALVGFGAGNGLAVSAAKAGTPKAARLDTLVLVGGPCSFPEETVARLDKRPDLLVLFGTAATPEARDAFASLLKDSKHTADLGTLPDGTEPSALLLLPEPSFARLDAFLRKSFAAPEKKNAVIGAIDSMNPFRDKDADAPAPKASPVAPAEAATTP; encoded by the coding sequence ATGCGCTGCCTCTTCCCCTCCGCCCTCCTCCTCGTCCTCTCGCTCGCTTCCGTCTCCGCCGCCACGGCCCTCCCGGGCGGCGGCGGGACGAAGGGCGGCAGCAGCGTCCCGGCCCCCACCGCCGCCGCCGGGGCCGACAAGGCGGGCCAGGGCCAGAAGACGCAGGGCATCGTCATCCGCCTCGACGACTTCGGCAGCGCCGACATCGCCTACCTCTCCATCCCCGACCAGCCCCCCATCGGCGGCATCGTCCTCGCCCACGACGGCTGGGGCCTCAACTGGGGCATCTCGACCCTCGCCGACCGCCTCGCCGACGCCGGCTACATCGTCCTCATCCCCGACTTCTTCAGCGGCCAGACCACCGCCGATCCCCTCCGCGCCGGGGAACTGATCCGCGACGTCACCCCGGAGACCGCCGCGAAGACCCTCGGCGCCGCCGTCCGCTTCCTGCGGGAAAGCCCCCGCTTCCGCGCCGGGCGCGTCGCCCTCGTCGGCTTCGGCGCGGGGAACGGCCTCGCCGTTTCCGCCGCGAAGGCCGGGACCCCCAAGGCCGCCCGCCTCGACACCCTCGTCCTCGTCGGCGGCCCCTGCTCCTTCCCCGAGGAGACCGTCGCCCGCCTCGACAAACGGCCCGACCTCCTCGTCCTCTTCGGCACCGCCGCCACCCCCGAGGCCCGCGACGCCTTCGCCTCCCTCCTCAAGGACTCGAAACACACCGCCGACCTCGGCACCCTTCCCGACGGCACCGAGCCCAGCGCCCTCCTCCTCCTCCCCGAGCCCTCCTTCGCCCGCCTCGACGCCTTCCTCCGGAAAAGCTTCGCCGCGCCCGAGAAGAAAAACGCCGTCATCGGCGCCATCGACTCGATGAACCCCTTCCGCGACAAGGATGCCGACGCCCCCGCGCCGAAGGCCTCCCCCGTCGCCCCCGCCGAGGCGGCGACGACCCCATGA
- the trpE gene encoding anthranilate synthase component I, whose amino-acid sequence MISPSRETFRELAKQGNLIPVYRELVADLDTPVSAYLKLDPGTHSFLLESADRASGSFSRYSFLGANPAAVFTMRGNDATVEVHGADGVVRTRRFTSHADPLEELRRLMAQYRPVVPKPEDGMPPFYGGAVGYLAYEAATRFETTVPRAQKDDLGVPDAYFLVADTLVAFDHQERKLKLICNAHIEGEDENHSAAAVEAAYDAAITKLAALSARLERPIAGNKLLSVRASPPALTPSVNMTQEEYLGMAERMQEYIRSGDIFQIVPSQRFEVPYTGEPIDLYRSLRLINPSPYMFCLKMGGTSQPGAFSLVGSSPEVHVRAENGKITIRPIAGTRPRRENPLEDNAMAQELLADPKERAEHVMLVDLARNDVGRVCDYKSVKVTDFMTIERYSHVMHIVSNVEGDLRAGQSPYDVMRATFPAGTLTGAPKIRAMQIIAEQEPTCRGSYGGAVCYFGFSGNLDSCIAIRTALLKQGKAYLQAGGGLVADSTPMGEYNESVSKARANIKALALATAVSNAHSTV is encoded by the coding sequence ATGATTTCTCCCTCCCGCGAGACGTTCCGTGAGCTGGCCAAACAGGGGAACCTCATCCCGGTCTACCGGGAACTCGTCGCCGACCTCGACACCCCCGTCTCGGCCTACCTGAAGCTCGATCCCGGCACCCATTCCTTCCTCCTCGAGTCGGCCGACCGCGCCAGCGGCAGCTTCTCCCGCTATTCCTTCCTCGGCGCGAACCCCGCCGCCGTCTTCACGATGCGCGGGAACGACGCGACCGTCGAGGTCCACGGCGCCGACGGCGTCGTCCGCACCCGCCGCTTCACCAGCCACGCCGATCCGCTCGAGGAACTCCGCCGCCTCATGGCCCAGTACCGGCCCGTCGTGCCGAAGCCCGAGGACGGCATGCCCCCCTTCTACGGCGGGGCCGTCGGCTACCTCGCCTACGAGGCCGCCACCCGCTTCGAGACCACCGTCCCCCGCGCGCAGAAGGACGACCTCGGCGTCCCCGACGCCTACTTCCTCGTCGCCGACACCCTCGTCGCCTTCGACCACCAGGAACGGAAGCTGAAGCTCATCTGCAACGCCCACATCGAAGGGGAGGACGAGAACCACAGCGCCGCCGCCGTCGAGGCCGCCTACGACGCGGCGATCACGAAGCTCGCCGCCCTCTCCGCCCGCCTGGAGCGGCCCATCGCCGGGAACAAGCTCCTCTCCGTCCGCGCCAGCCCCCCCGCCCTCACCCCCTCGGTCAACATGACCCAGGAGGAATACCTCGGCATGGCCGAGCGGATGCAGGAATACATCCGCTCCGGCGACATCTTCCAGATCGTCCCCTCCCAGCGTTTCGAGGTTCCCTACACCGGGGAGCCGATCGACCTCTACCGCTCCCTGCGCCTCATCAACCCCTCGCCGTACATGTTCTGCCTGAAGATGGGCGGCACCTCGCAGCCGGGGGCCTTCTCCCTCGTCGGCTCCTCGCCCGAGGTCCACGTCCGGGCCGAGAACGGCAAGATCACCATCCGCCCCATCGCCGGGACCCGCCCCCGCCGGGAAAACCCGCTGGAGGACAACGCCATGGCGCAGGAACTCCTCGCCGACCCCAAGGAACGGGCCGAGCACGTCATGCTCGTCGACCTCGCCCGGAACGACGTCGGCCGCGTCTGCGACTACAAGAGCGTCAAGGTCACCGACTTCATGACGATCGAGCGCTACTCCCACGTCATGCACATCGTCTCCAACGTCGAGGGGGACCTCCGCGCCGGGCAGAGCCCCTACGACGTCATGCGGGCGACCTTCCCCGCCGGAACCCTCACCGGCGCGCCGAAGATCCGCGCCATGCAGATCATCGCCGAGCAGGAGCCGACCTGCCGCGGCAGCTACGGCGGGGCCGTCTGCTACTTCGGCTTCTCCGGGAACCTCGACTCCTGCATCGCCATCCGCACCGCCCTGCTGAAGCAGGGGAAGGCCTACCTCCAGGCCGGGGGCGGCCTCGTCGCCGACTCGACCCCGATGGGCGAGTACAACGAGAGCGTCAGCAAGGCCCGCGCCAACATCAAGGCCCTGGCCCTGGCCACCGCCGTCAGCAACGCCCACTCGACGGTTTAG